A stretch of the Chitinophagaceae bacterium genome encodes the following:
- a CDS encoding OsmC family peroxiredoxin, with translation MMDKHVYNVSLKWNEGRKGILHSPELPTKIEVATPPEFDKGIPGIWSPEHLYTASVLSCFMTTFLAIAEYSKLEYVSFSCDAEGILDKIDGKYQIPEIIIKANLVIKDAARKDRAERILNKSEASCLITNSIKTKVHLVNEISVGG, from the coding sequence ATTATGGATAAACATGTATATAATGTTTCGTTGAAATGGAATGAAGGAAGAAAAGGCATATTACACTCACCGGAGTTACCTACAAAAATAGAAGTTGCTACTCCCCCGGAATTTGATAAGGGAATACCCGGTATCTGGTCACCGGAACACTTGTATACTGCTTCGGTTTTAAGTTGTTTTATGACTACTTTTTTAGCGATTGCGGAATATTCAAAACTCGAATATGTAAGCTTTAGTTGTGATGCAGAAGGCATATTGGATAAGATTGACGGCAAATATCAAATACCGGAGATTATCATAAAAGCAAATTTAGTGATTAAAGATGCCGCGAGAAAAGATAGGGCAGAGCGGATATTAAACAAGTCTGAAGCCTCCTGTTTAATCACAAACTCCATAAAAACCAAAGTGCATTTGGTAAATGAAATTAGTGTTGGTGGGTGA